Proteins found in one Zea mays cultivar B73 chromosome 1, Zm-B73-REFERENCE-NAM-5.0, whole genome shotgun sequence genomic segment:
- the LOC606403 gene encoding galactinol synthase 1: MSPELTGKMAAKAAAAAAAVKPATRAYVTFLAGDGDYWKGVVGLAKGLRKVGSAYPLVVALLPDVPESHRRILVSQGCILREIEPVYPPENQTQFAMAYYVINYSKLRIWEFVEYERMVYLDADIQVFENIDELFELEKGYFYAVMDCFCEKTWSHTPQYRIGYCQQCPDKVAWPTTELGPPPPLYFNAGMFAHEPSMATAKALLDTLRVTPPTPFAEQDFLNMFFRDQYRPIPNVYNLVLAMLWRHPENVQLEKVKVVHYCAAGSKPWRFTGKEANMDREDIKTLVNKWWDIYNDEALDFKGLPLSPADADDEVEAVAKKPLRAALAEAGTVKYVTAPSAA, translated from the exons ATGTCTCCCGAGCTGACCGGCAAGATGGCCGCcaaggccgccgccgccgctgcggcGGTGAAGCCCGCGACGAGGGCGTACGTGACGTTCCTGGCGGGCGACGGCGACTACTGGAAGGGCGTGGTGGGCCTGGCCAAGGGCCTGCGCAAGGTCGGCTCGGCCTATCCCCTGGTGGTGGCCCTTCTGCCCGACGTGCCGGAGTCCCACCGCCGCATCCTCGTCTCGCAGGGCTGCATCCTCCGCGAGATCGAGCCCGTGTACCCGCCTGAGAACCAGACGCAGTTCGCCATGGCGTACTACGTCATCAACTACTCCAAGCTCCGCATCTGGGAG TTCGTGGAGTACGAGAGGATGGTGTACCTGGACGCGGACATCCAGGTGTTCGAGAACATCGACGAGCTGTTCGAGCTCGAGAAGGGGTACTTCTACGCGGTGATGGACTGCTTCTGCGAGAAGACGTGGAGCCACACCCCGCAGTACAGGATCGGCTACTGCCAACAGTGCCCGGACAAGGTGGCGTGGCCGACCACCGAGCTGGGCCCTCCGCCCCCGCTCTACTTCAACGCCGGCATGTTCGCGCACGAGCCCAGCATGGCCACCGCCAAGGCACTCCTCGACACCCTCCGCGTCACTCCGCCCACCCCCTTCGCAGAGCAG GACTTCCTGAACATGTTCTTCAGGGACCAGTACAGGCCGATCCCTAACGTGTACAACCTCGTGCTCGCCATGCTCTGGAGGCACCCCGAGAACGTCCAGCTGGAGAAGGTGAAGGTCGTGCACTACTGCGCGGCGGGGTCCAAGCCGTGGAGGTTCACGGGCAAGGAGGCCAACATGGACAGGGAGGACATCAAGACGCTGGTGAACAAGTGGTGGGACATCTACAACGACGAGGCACTGGACTTCAAGGGCCTGCCCCTCTCGCCCGCCGACGCCGACGACGAGGTGGAGGCGGTGGCCAAGAAGCCGCTCCGCGCGGCGCTGGCGGAGGCCGGCACGGTCAAGTACGTCACCGCGCCCTCGGCCGCGTGA